The proteins below are encoded in one region of Arthrobacter sp. CJ23:
- a CDS encoding LacI family DNA-binding transcriptional regulator, whose product MSYKNIGIKDVAVAAGVSVTTVSHVLNNVSYARISPETRDKVKEAAARLGYGPNRLAQALRTQHTGMLGLISEEIATTPHAGRIILGADEAARARGYNLMIINTSSAASPESREADVEALLERRVDGILYATMYHREVAVPANLARVPSVLVDAESLARDMTSVVPDEEGGARAAVQSLLDAGHTRIGFLNNTDDVPATRDRLRGFRETLSKAGLDGDAAPVEAELSEARGGYVAGRRMLQRPDRPTGLFCYNDRMAMGFYRAAAEIGLRIPEDLSVVGFDDQELIAANLYPGLSTVALPHYEMGAWATNNLIDAIEGKTDLALLSSHPTILDCPLVLRDSIAPPAA is encoded by the coding sequence TTGAGTTACAAGAACATTGGCATCAAGGATGTTGCCGTTGCCGCCGGCGTATCTGTGACCACGGTTTCCCACGTCCTGAACAACGTCTCGTATGCCAGGATCAGCCCTGAGACCCGGGACAAGGTCAAGGAGGCGGCCGCGCGCCTGGGATACGGCCCCAACCGCCTGGCACAGGCCCTTCGCACCCAGCACACGGGCATGCTTGGCCTGATCAGCGAGGAAATCGCCACCACACCTCACGCAGGCCGGATCATCCTGGGCGCCGACGAGGCGGCCAGGGCCCGCGGCTACAACTTGATGATCATCAACACCTCCAGCGCGGCCAGCCCGGAATCCAGGGAGGCCGACGTCGAGGCCCTCCTCGAGCGGCGCGTGGATGGCATCCTGTACGCCACCATGTACCACCGCGAGGTGGCCGTCCCGGCGAACCTGGCCCGTGTGCCCTCAGTTCTGGTGGACGCCGAAAGCCTCGCCAGAGACATGACGTCGGTGGTCCCGGACGAGGAAGGCGGGGCCCGGGCTGCTGTCCAGAGCCTGCTCGACGCCGGCCACACCCGGATCGGCTTCCTGAACAACACCGACGACGTGCCCGCCACCCGCGACCGCCTCCGCGGCTTCCGGGAGACTCTGTCAAAGGCAGGGCTCGACGGCGATGCGGCGCCCGTTGAGGCTGAGCTGTCCGAGGCCCGGGGCGGCTACGTGGCCGGGCGCCGCATGCTGCAGCGTCCAGACCGCCCTACGGGCCTGTTTTGCTACAACGACCGCATGGCCATGGGCTTCTACCGGGCGGCTGCGGAGATCGGGCTGAGGATTCCCGAGGACCTGTCCGTGGTGGGCTTTGATGACCAGGAGCTCATCGCAGCCAACCTCTACCCGGGCCTCAGCACGGTGGCCCTGCCGCACTATGAAATGGGCGCCTGGGCCACGAACAACCTCATCGATGCCATTGAGGGGAAGACGGACCTCGCCCTGCTCTCCTCCCACCCCACCATCCTTGACTGCCCCCTGGTGCTCCGCGACTCCATCGCGCCACCCGCCGCCTGA
- the ftsH gene encoding ATP-dependent zinc metalloprotease FtsH codes for MKAKSFFKGPGIWIVVVVGLLLVAFATFSPGGSTRIDTKDGLALLSQSGKVEQAKIFDAENRVDLILKDNLVLDGQDKGKNIQFFYVTDRGPDIVKAVTNANPAKGFTDQPVENNWFSGLFSLLIPVLLLGVLFWFLLSRMQGGGSKVMQFGKSKAKLVNKDMPQVTFSDVAGADEAVEELQEIKEFLQEPAKFQAVGAKIPKGVLLYGPPGTGKTLLARAVAGEAGVPFFSISGSDFVEMFVGVGASRVRDLFEQAKANSPAIIFVDEIDAVGRHRGAGIGGGNDEREQTLNQLLVEMDGFDVKTNVILIAATNRPDVLDPALLRPGRFDRQITVEAPDLIGREQILNVHAQGKPMAQGVDLKGVAKKTPGYTGADLANVLNEAALLTARSNANLIDDRALDEAIDRVMAGPQKRSRVMKEHERKITAYHEGGHALVAAALRNSAPVTKITILPRGRALGYTMVVPEDDKYSVTRNELLDQMAYAMGGRVAEEIVFHDPSTGASNDIEKATSTARKMVTQYGMSERIGAVKLGSGGGEPFLGRDMAQERNYSDSVAYIVDEEVRRLIDQAHDEAYAILTENRDVLDQLALELLERETLNQAEIAHIFSDIRKRDFREVWLSKESRPVQTIPPVESRAEKSEREAQEEAKAARLKEPLDAQSPHPQGVGSQEPFQGSGPDGGTDTTTLHG; via the coding sequence ATGAAAGCTAAGAGTTTCTTCAAGGGCCCGGGCATCTGGATTGTTGTCGTAGTCGGCTTGCTCCTGGTGGCCTTCGCAACGTTTTCCCCAGGCGGATCCACACGTATCGACACCAAGGACGGCCTCGCGCTCCTTTCCCAAAGCGGGAAGGTGGAGCAGGCCAAGATCTTCGATGCCGAGAACCGCGTTGACCTGATCCTGAAGGACAACCTGGTCCTCGACGGCCAGGACAAGGGCAAGAACATCCAGTTCTTCTATGTCACGGACCGCGGACCGGACATCGTCAAGGCCGTCACCAACGCCAATCCCGCCAAGGGTTTCACCGACCAGCCCGTTGAGAACAACTGGTTCTCCGGGCTGTTCTCCCTGCTGATCCCGGTGCTGCTGCTCGGCGTGCTGTTCTGGTTCCTGCTGTCCCGCATGCAGGGCGGCGGCTCCAAGGTGATGCAGTTCGGCAAGTCCAAGGCCAAGCTGGTCAACAAGGACATGCCGCAGGTGACGTTCTCCGATGTCGCGGGCGCGGACGAGGCCGTTGAAGAGCTCCAGGAAATCAAGGAATTCCTCCAGGAGCCGGCCAAGTTCCAGGCCGTGGGCGCCAAGATCCCCAAGGGCGTGCTGCTGTACGGCCCTCCGGGCACCGGCAAGACCCTCCTGGCCCGCGCCGTCGCCGGCGAGGCCGGCGTGCCGTTCTTCTCCATCTCCGGCTCGGACTTCGTGGAAATGTTCGTCGGCGTGGGCGCGTCCCGTGTCCGCGACCTCTTCGAGCAGGCCAAGGCCAACTCCCCGGCCATCATCTTCGTTGACGAAATCGACGCCGTGGGACGCCACCGCGGCGCCGGCATCGGCGGCGGCAACGACGAGCGCGAGCAGACCCTCAACCAGCTCCTGGTTGAGATGGACGGTTTCGACGTCAAGACCAACGTCATCCTGATCGCCGCCACCAACCGCCCGGACGTCCTGGACCCCGCGCTGCTGCGCCCGGGCCGCTTCGACCGCCAGATCACCGTGGAAGCCCCGGACCTGATCGGCCGCGAGCAGATCCTCAACGTCCATGCCCAGGGCAAGCCGATGGCCCAGGGTGTGGACCTCAAGGGCGTCGCCAAGAAGACGCCCGGTTACACGGGTGCGGACCTGGCCAACGTGCTCAACGAGGCCGCCCTGCTGACCGCCCGCTCCAACGCCAACCTGATCGACGACCGCGCCCTGGACGAGGCCATCGACCGCGTCATGGCCGGCCCGCAGAAGCGCAGCCGCGTCATGAAGGAACACGAACGCAAGATCACCGCGTACCACGAAGGCGGCCACGCCCTGGTGGCGGCGGCCCTGCGGAACTCCGCCCCGGTCACCAAGATCACCATCCTGCCCCGCGGCCGTGCCCTTGGCTACACCATGGTGGTCCCGGAGGATGACAAGTACTCGGTCACCCGCAACGAACTCCTGGACCAGATGGCCTACGCCATGGGTGGCCGCGTTGCCGAGGAAATCGTGTTCCACGACCCCTCCACGGGCGCCTCGAACGACATCGAAAAGGCCACCTCCACGGCCCGCAAGATGGTCACCCAGTACGGGATGAGCGAGCGGATCGGCGCCGTCAAGCTCGGCAGCGGCGGCGGCGAGCCGTTCCTTGGCCGCGACATGGCCCAGGAACGCAACTACTCTGACTCGGTGGCCTACATCGTGGACGAGGAAGTGCGCCGCCTGATCGACCAGGCCCACGACGAGGCCTATGCCATCCTGACCGAGAACCGCGATGTCCTGGACCAGCTGGCCCTTGAGCTGCTCGAGCGGGAGACCCTCAACCAGGCCGAGATCGCCCACATCTTCAGCGATATCCGCAAGCGCGATTTCCGCGAAGTGTGGCTCTCCAAGGAATCCCGTCCCGTCCAGACCATCCCCCCCGTGGAATCCCGTGCGGAGAAGTCAGAGCGCGAGGCCCAGGAAGAGGCCAAGGCCGCACGTCTCAAGGAACCCCTTGATGCCCAGTCGCCGCACCCGCAGGGCGTCGGCAGCCAGGAGCCGTTCCAGGGCTCCGGGCCCGACGGCGGCACCGACACTACTACGCTTCACGGCTAA